One part of the Haliotis asinina isolate JCU_RB_2024 chromosome 2, JCU_Hal_asi_v2, whole genome shotgun sequence genome encodes these proteins:
- the LOC137272151 gene encoding uncharacterized protein, whose protein sequence is MSHECWRYNSTVSAVKTVFFCSCGCCGDAFRRFCCDTSFCDPDGKCSGVYLSHTSVVILICVSSLILIGAGVALVLVCRMKKRPLPGNSGGTSQEKSEEVSESDKDYSKDDDRRHSDHPYYIYPEFPLPQELQIQKQLQHNTQPRPQSQGNMSLRDQLSLEYTIQGTGRGDLCYLVLTVRKKASTGLSTVLIVVIVIGVLIVLAVIGCIICCIFGCTSGKRSGRVIAPAHTQPQVTVATTAVPPVNTGMTPAPQPAY, encoded by the exons ATGTCTCACGAATGTTGGAGGTACAACTCGACCGTTTCTGCCGTCAAGACAGTCTTTTTCTGCTCCTGTGGTTGCTGTGGTGACGCCTTCCGCAGATTCTGCTGTGACACGTCGTTTTGTGATCCAGACGGAAAATGCAG TGGTGTTTACCTGAGCCATACCAGTGTAGTGATCCTTATATGTGTGTCCTCGCTCATACTGATCGGGGCGGGAGTGgcacttgtgttggtgtgtcgcATGAAGAAAAGACCGCTGCCAGGAAACTCCGGTGGAACCTCTCAGGAAAAGTCAGAAGAAGTATCAGAAAGCGATAAAG atTACTCTAAAGATGATGACAGGAGACACTCGGACCATCCATATTACATCTACCCAGAGTTCCCCTTGCCTCAAGAACTACAGATACAGAAACAGCTGCAGCACAACACGCAACCACGACCACAGTCACAAGGGAACATGTC TTTACGTGACCAGCTGTCCCTCGAATACACAATACAGGGGACAGGGCGTGGTGACCTATGTTACCTCGTGCTGACAGTGCGGAAAAAGGCCAG TACAGGGTTAAGCACAGTTCTCATCGTTGTGATCGTCATAGGCGTCCTCATCGTTCTGGCCGTCATTGGCTGTATCATCTGTTGTATATTTGGCTGCACCAGCGGGAAGAGGTCTGGACGAGTTATCGCCCCTGCCCATACACAGCCTCAAGTGACGGTAGCGACGACTGCTG